GGTAATATTTGAGAAGGATATCCCCGCGAGGTCGGCGAACGGGTAGTCCTCGACGTAGACCGGGGCAAGCGCCGGAGCAACCTCCGTCGTCGGCTGGCCGAGGGCCCGGGCGAAGGCGTAGCCGTCACCGGTCGAGCCGGTGGCGGGGTAGGAGGCGCCGCCGGTGGCGATGACGAGGGTGGAGGCCCGAACGGCCTCCTTCGCCGTGACCAGGAACCCGTCGCCGTCACGCTCGACGGCCCGGACGGGGTCGCTATACCGGATCTCCACCCCGCGAGCGGCACACTCAGCGAGGAGGACGGCGAGGATGTCGGCGGCCTTCCGGGTCTTGGGGAAGACCTTCCCGCCGGGCTCGGTCTCCATGAAAAGCCCCCGGTCGGCGAAGAACCGGATGAGGTCGCGGTTCGTGAAGTTCATGAGCGCGGGCCGGAGGAACGTGCCGTGGTCGCCGTAGCGGGAGAGGAAGTCGGGGACCTCACCGTCGTGGGTGATGTTGCACTGCCCCGACCCGGTGATGAGGAGCTTTCGGCCCGCCGCGGGCTTCTTCTCGAAGACGATGACGGTTCTCCCGGCGCCTGCTGCCCCGAGAGCGCAGAAGAGCCCGGCGGGCCCTCCCCCGATGATCGCGATGGTCTCGTTCACGGTACTGATCGGTCGCTCCCGGACAGCATCAGCATTGGGGTGCGCCGGCCGTTAGATGGATATAGGGGCGGGTTCTCACGGGGGCACCATGAACACCACCTGGATCGCTCTCCTCACAGGACTCGCGCTCCTCACCGCCGGGGCGGCTGCGGAGGTGACAGCGCGCTACTGGCTGGACGATACCCCCGGGACCTTCTCCCACCGGCAGATGGTATCGGTCGACCGCCCCTCCGCTATAGACGGTCTCGCGGTCTCCTTCAACGCGACCTATCTTCCCGGTATGCGGCCGGATTTCGCCGACATCCGGTTCGTCGACGCTGACGGGAGAGCCGTCCCCTACTGGATCGAGGACGTGACCGCCGGCTCCCACGCCCACGTCTGGCTCGCCCTCCCGGCGAGGGCGACGGCGGTGACCATGCTCTACGGCAACCCCGATGCCCGGGACGCCGGTGACCCCGACGCGGTCTTCCTCTTCTTCGAGGACTACGAGCGCGGCGACCTCTCGCGGTGGTCGTCCTGCGGCTCGAGCGCGCTCGTTCAGTCCGATGTTGTCCGTAGCGGCGGATATGCCGGGGATATCAACGTCTCCGACCCGGACCTCCCGGAGTTCAACGAGAGAAGGGTCTGTACCGCGAATATCTCCGCGGGCCCGCTGGTGATCGAGGGGGACTTCCGGGTGAGCAAGTTCGGGAAATGGTGCGGCTCGGGCTACATCCAGGCCTGGAACGGGACCGACCGGCTCTACGCGCTCCACCTCAGGAACGGGTCGGTGCAGCACTACTACGACGGCGACCACCGGAACTTCTCCGCCGATAGACAGGCTGAGACCGATACCTGGTACCACGTCAGGGTTGTTTTAGAGACGCCGAACGCCACCGAACACGCCTGGATGGACGGCGAATACCTGGGGAGCGCACCCCTGCGGTTCGCGGACGGCTCGCCGGTGCCGGAGGATGTGGTCTTTGATGAGTTCGCCCTGATCGGGTCTTCGGCGTGGTACTCCGGGGCTCCGCACCACCTCTACGCCGACAACATCGTCGTCCGGGACTACATCCCCGTCGAGCCGCGGCTCTCGTATGGGTGAGGGGCGGAGAACAGGGTCTCGCCGCGTGTCGGGGGTGGCAGATTGGTAAAGGAGGGGGGATCGGCCGCGTGCTCACACTATCAGGTATTCTATCTCTAACAGTTTGTGATAGTCCATATACATATGGACCGGATCGGTGGATCTCCGGGTTGCTCGTTTGAACCCGAATTTCTCGTAGAACCCCACTGATTCCTGTTTTGAATCCATGGTGATAATCCTGCACCCGACATATTTTGATATATTCATTGTGAGTGCCAGAACCTCACCAAGCATCAGAAACCCGATACCGATCCGTTGATATTTTGAGGAGGTTGCCAGTCGGGCGATCTTGAGAGCCGGGTATTTCCGGTAAGGATACCCCCGTTTCCCATCCTCCGGGGCTACCTGCTTGACATCGATGCAGTCGGTGACGAGGGTGAAAAATCCGACCAATTCAGAGTCGATATACGCAAGATGGGTTACCGACAGCCGCTCTTCCTGATATACCTTCGAGTCCTCGATCAAGAACTCATCCAGATCGGCATGACCACACCTGAAGGCTGATACATCCAGATCCCCGGAGAGTGGTAAAAAATGGAGTTCCGGGAGAGGCATATCTTCACAGGCGCTGCTTTTGCGCTCTGTGCGCCGCAAACCGGATCAGTTTCCGCGCGTCTTCGGTATAGGTGGGCCTCTCCATGTACTCATGGAAACGCCGGGCATCTTCGCCCTCAAGGGTAAGCCCAAGTTCGATTGGTGTTGCCATTGTCACTCCACCCAGGATATGATATAATAATCGTGGCCACCTCAAATAGGTTTCGTCAGGTTCCCGGGATGACGCGCTCCGGGCTCCGGCACCCATCACACCAGAGACGCAGGGGTTTGTGCATCGATGAATATACGTTCTTTCTACTGTGTGAACCGGAAGTGCGAAGGCCACGTGAGCGCCAGGGTGGTGGCGGTGCTCAGGCGTGCAGGTGAGAGAAGTTGCGAGCGGAGCCGGCTTCAGCACATTCCGACCAGGTGGCGGAACCTTCTTCACCCATCGGTCGAAATATGTTCCATGTGGAACAAAATGTATCCACCCGGATCGTTGCTCTCCTGCTCAAGGGCGACTCACACCCCCGCAAACTCGCAAAGGATCTGGGCGTCTCGCACACCACCGTGCTACGGAAACTTAAGGATCTCTTAGACGGGAATGTCGTCGACTTCAGGATAGAGGGGAAGAACAGGGTTTACTTCCTGAAAAAGACCGTTGAGGCACGGTTGCATGCCTATGTGGCGGAGTGGTACGCGCTCGGAGACCTGGTCGAAGAGGCCCCCCATCTTCGGTCCGTCATCAGGGCGATTCAGGAGAGAGAAGAGATCCCGCTTGCCGTAATCTTCGGCAGTTATGCGAAGGGGACCGCGGATCGGAAGAGCGATGTCGATCTCTACATTGAGACGGACGACAGAATGGTGAAGCAAGATCTGGAACGAGCTCACCTGCGGCTCAGTGTGAAGATAGGATCCTGGGCCCCGGAGAATCTGCTGATCCAGGAGATCGTAAAGAACCATGTCATCCTGAAGGGA
This portion of the Methanofollis sp. genome encodes:
- a CDS encoding aminoacetone oxidase family FAD-binding enzyme, with the translated sequence MNETIAIIGGGPAGLFCALGAAGAGRTVIVFEKKPAAGRKLLITGSGQCNITHDGEVPDFLSRYGDHGTFLRPALMNFTNRDLIRFFADRGLFMETEPGGKVFPKTRKAADILAVLLAECAARGVEIRYSDPVRAVERDGDGFLVTAKEAVRASTLVIATGGASYPATGSTGDGYAFARALGQPTTEVAPALAPVYVEDYPFADLAGISFSNIT
- a CDS encoding DUF2341 domain-containing protein — its product is MNTTWIALLTGLALLTAGAAAEVTARYWLDDTPGTFSHRQMVSVDRPSAIDGLAVSFNATYLPGMRPDFADIRFVDADGRAVPYWIEDVTAGSHAHVWLALPARATAVTMLYGNPDARDAGDPDAVFLFFEDYERGDLSRWSSCGSSALVQSDVVRSGGYAGDINVSDPDLPEFNERRVCTANISAGPLVIEGDFRVSKFGKWCGSGYIQAWNGTDRLYALHLRNGSVQHYYDGDHRNFSADRQAETDTWYHVRVVLETPNATEHAWMDGEYLGSAPLRFADGSPVPEDVVFDEFALIGSSAWYSGAPHHLYADNIVVRDYIPVEPRLSYG
- a CDS encoding GNAT family N-acetyltransferase produces the protein MPLPELHFLPLSGDLDVSAFRCGHADLDEFLIEDSKVYQEERLSVTHLAYIDSELVGFFTLVTDCIDVKQVAPEDGKRGYPYRKYPALKIARLATSSKYQRIGIGFLMLGEVLALTMNISKYVGCRIITMDSKQESVGFYEKFGFKRATRRSTDPVHMYMDYHKLLEIEYLIV
- a CDS encoding nucleotidyltransferase domain-containing protein, producing the protein MFHVEQNVSTRIVALLLKGDSHPRKLAKDLGVSHTTVLRKLKDLLDGNVVDFRIEGKNRVYFLKKTVEARLHAYVAEWYALGDLVEEAPHLRSVIRAIQEREEIPLAVIFGSYAKGTADRKSDVDLYIETDDRMVKQDLERAHLRLSVKIGSWAPENLLIQEIVKNHVILKGVERFYEKTRFFE